A genomic stretch from Telmatocola sphagniphila includes:
- a CDS encoding glycosyltransferase family 4 protein → MPTHDPQEDIMDIALCYENVNPARGGCEHYISDLARRLSRDGHSVHLYASRWEADALPTLMHYHRIPQPTGNRAQRPWKFAEACERALAQNHHDLSIGFDKTWGQDILYPQGGLHAASMQQNILKYPSGFGRFLARLSKRIDPAARSFARLERRQYCTPPRPRIVVNSQMVRKHFEEFYDIPAEEIQVLPSAIDPAKFLAEDRLKRRSEERGRWGITSSTPVGLFVAMNYRLKGLAPLLSSLMTIPPEKDFKIIVVGHPKTARYERMARYLGVQDRVKFLGFRADPSDAYFASDFLVHPTFYDPCSLVALEALACGLPVITTKYNGASELFRDGEEGIVVSDPHNAQELGGAIARLIDNSVRTPMSAAARQAAKRWNFEMHYQKFLGLMKQVAQLKRAA, encoded by the coding sequence ATGCCCACACATGACCCTCAGGAAGACATCATGGATATTGCACTCTGCTACGAGAACGTGAATCCCGCCCGGGGCGGTTGCGAACACTATATCTCCGATCTCGCCCGCCGTCTGAGTCGGGACGGCCACAGTGTGCACCTGTATGCCTCGCGCTGGGAAGCCGATGCCTTACCGACATTGATGCACTACCATCGCATCCCGCAACCGACCGGGAACCGGGCACAACGCCCTTGGAAGTTCGCCGAAGCTTGCGAACGGGCCCTGGCTCAGAATCATCACGATCTGTCGATCGGATTCGATAAAACCTGGGGGCAGGATATTCTCTACCCTCAGGGAGGATTGCATGCCGCTTCGATGCAGCAGAATATACTCAAATACCCTTCCGGCTTCGGTCGGTTTCTAGCTAGATTGAGCAAGCGCATCGACCCGGCGGCTCGATCCTTCGCTCGGCTGGAACGTCGACAGTATTGCACGCCACCGCGCCCCAGGATCGTCGTCAACAGCCAGATGGTTCGGAAACATTTTGAAGAGTTCTACGACATCCCCGCCGAAGAGATTCAGGTTCTACCGAGTGCGATCGATCCGGCGAAATTCCTCGCGGAAGATCGCTTGAAACGGCGTTCGGAAGAACGGGGCCGCTGGGGTATTACTAGTAGCACACCGGTGGGTCTTTTTGTGGCCATGAACTACCGACTGAAAGGTTTGGCCCCCCTGCTCTCTTCTCTGATGACCATTCCGCCGGAGAAGGACTTCAAAATCATTGTCGTCGGGCATCCGAAGACCGCTCGCTACGAACGCATGGCCCGCTATCTGGGCGTGCAGGATCGAGTAAAGTTTCTCGGGTTCCGGGCCGACCCCAGCGATGCCTACTTCGCATCCGATTTTCTGGTACACCCGACCTTTTACGACCCCTGTTCGCTGGTCGCTTTGGAAGCCCTGGCGTGCGGTTTGCCAGTCATCACCACAAAATATAACGGTGCTTCAGAACTCTTCCGCGACGGCGAAGAGGGAATCGTTGTCAGCGATCCCCACAATGCACAGGAATTGGGCGGAGCGATCGCTCGGTTGATCGACAACTCCGTTCGAACTCCGATGAGTGCGGCGGCCCGACAAGCGGCCAAAAGATGGAATTTCGAAATGCACTACC
- a CDS encoding lipopolysaccharide kinase InaA family protein, whose protein sequence is MARRENRRDRLVSQPEWESIAGVGWADRIMELELSDRFHSKQGRSIVRWTVTNLGNPCVVYLKRHYKLPRWMSWARRYLPNKDFSPGLQEYHHLQWAVKQGIPVPKALAAGEFQGENGQLQGFIAIAELTDMIGLHEAIPEAERKLSPEDFRWWKHGLFAELARLSHLFHDRNAYHQDWYLCHFYIPQRMCDTPPAEWQGQVFVIDFHRLRTGPILGFQSRMKDLAQLQYSAIWPGVTAEDRQHFWKIYSKSLPRIYRKLLRWGIEIKMALYRRNHRRAERRKHAHT, encoded by the coding sequence ATGGCTCGACGAGAAAACCGACGAGATCGGCTGGTCTCTCAGCCGGAATGGGAATCTATTGCCGGTGTGGGATGGGCGGATCGCATCATGGAACTGGAACTATCAGATCGCTTCCATTCCAAACAGGGTCGCTCCATCGTGCGCTGGACGGTTACGAACTTGGGTAATCCTTGCGTAGTTTATCTGAAACGGCATTACAAGCTTCCGCGATGGATGAGTTGGGCCCGGCGCTACCTTCCGAATAAAGACTTCTCACCCGGTTTGCAGGAATATCATCATTTGCAATGGGCGGTAAAACAAGGCATTCCCGTGCCAAAAGCGCTGGCTGCGGGTGAGTTTCAAGGCGAAAACGGCCAATTGCAGGGCTTTATCGCCATCGCGGAATTAACCGATATGATCGGTCTGCACGAGGCGATTCCCGAAGCCGAGCGGAAATTATCGCCAGAGGATTTCCGTTGGTGGAAGCACGGCCTCTTTGCCGAACTGGCCCGATTGAGCCACCTGTTCCACGACCGTAATGCTTATCACCAGGACTGGTATCTGTGCCACTTTTACATTCCCCAAAGAATGTGTGATACCCCTCCGGCCGAGTGGCAAGGCCAGGTTTTCGTTATCGATTTCCATCGCTTGAGGACCGGTCCGATCCTCGGCTTCCAATCCCGAATGAAGGATCTGGCCCAGTTGCAATACTCCGCGATCTGGCCAGGAGTGACAGCGGAAGACCGCCAGCATTTCTGGAAGATTTATTCGAAGAGCCTGCCGCGGATTTACCGCAAGCTTTTGCGATGGGGTATCGAAATAAAGATGGCCCTCTATCGCCGTAATCATCGCCGGGCGGAACGACGCAAACATGCCCACACATGA
- a CDS encoding lipopolysaccharide kinase InaA family protein codes for MQVESRTGGKRLPSLVGRSLMSEVSAETGAVEINPRDLAFLHAVGLKHSTDFLNCPGEIVGGHVGRNVSRVILQGQNREIVGYLKREHQVDWKDRFKHAWEGFGFCSKSEREVRILQELELHDLPTPRWLAWGNNGSGKAFLLIQEESGSYPLKNWLLTNGYSKRLLGNLAQTLAGYHAAGFTQPDLLAKHVLVNSVTQECLCIDWQRSVCRNKFHYRSAIESLARLNASLPDALLSNTAKLYFLKKYCEVLLTKQIGSTPLAVLVRDIERKTRTFRNSRAILQESRQLESASEQRLIWLDGEALCLIPEIATGLSPDTARVLFYPPEERTEKKFCFAERSVRLLRESNSNCLRRLFYLKSLRRILMPMVTARIAFHLQRAGLAVPKLLAFGLDTENKCETHSFVLLEEKGVLIDDRIECIAELESRRKIIRECGELIQRIHEAGCMLRKSPCKRNLFRLENNLPEFEKIENLQYVRRVSEQQCYRSLKRLFDTEILFQNRTDRLRFLQAFVRGRKSPLSRKVLVRLVCQ; via the coding sequence ATGCAGGTTGAATCGCGAACAGGAGGAAAGCGGCTACCGTCGTTAGTCGGCCGGTCGCTGATGTCGGAAGTATCTGCGGAAACTGGGGCGGTTGAGATCAATCCGAGAGATCTGGCATTCCTGCACGCTGTCGGGTTGAAACACTCGACCGATTTTCTGAACTGTCCGGGCGAAATTGTGGGAGGCCATGTCGGCCGCAATGTCAGCCGGGTAATTCTGCAAGGCCAGAACCGGGAAATCGTCGGCTATCTGAAGCGGGAGCATCAGGTCGATTGGAAGGATCGCTTCAAGCATGCCTGGGAAGGCTTTGGATTCTGTTCGAAATCGGAGCGGGAAGTCCGCATATTGCAGGAACTGGAACTTCACGATCTACCCACTCCTCGCTGGCTAGCGTGGGGAAATAATGGCTCCGGTAAAGCCTTTCTCTTGATTCAGGAAGAATCTGGATCTTATCCTCTTAAGAATTGGTTACTGACCAACGGCTACTCGAAACGATTGCTCGGTAATCTGGCTCAGACACTGGCTGGTTATCATGCCGCGGGGTTCACGCAACCCGATCTTTTAGCGAAGCACGTACTGGTGAACTCGGTCACGCAGGAATGCCTTTGCATCGATTGGCAACGCTCGGTCTGTCGAAATAAGTTCCACTATCGCTCGGCCATCGAATCTCTCGCCCGATTGAACGCTTCTCTTCCGGATGCGTTGCTAAGTAATACGGCGAAGCTCTACTTCCTGAAGAAATATTGCGAGGTTCTGCTTACCAAGCAAATCGGTTCGACTCCGCTCGCCGTTCTGGTTCGGGACATTGAACGCAAAACTCGCACATTTCGAAACTCGCGGGCAATCCTTCAGGAATCTCGACAGCTTGAAAGTGCAAGCGAGCAACGGTTAATCTGGCTCGATGGCGAAGCACTTTGTCTGATTCCCGAAATTGCCACAGGGCTCAGCCCCGATACGGCGCGGGTGCTGTTCTACCCCCCGGAAGAGCGTACGGAGAAAAAATTCTGTTTCGCCGAGCGCTCCGTGCGGCTACTGCGTGAATCGAACTCTAACTGCCTGCGCCGCTTGTTCTACTTGAAATCCCTCCGCCGAATCCTGATGCCCATGGTCACCGCCCGGATCGCCTTCCATCTGCAACGGGCGGGACTGGCAGTTCCCAAATTACTCGCGTTTGGGCTGGATACGGAAAACAAATGTGAGACACACAGCTTCGTTCTGCTGGAAGAAAAGGGCGTTTTAATCGACGATCGGATTGAATGCATCGCGGAATTGGAAAGCCGTCGCAAAATCATCCGGGAATGCGGCGAGTTGATTCAACGAATCCACGAAGCGGGCTGCATGCTTCGGAAATCGCCTTGCAAACGAAACCTTTTCCGCCTGGAAAACAATTTACCCGAGTTCGAAAAGATCGAGAATCTCCAATACGTCCGGAGGGTAAGCGAGCAGCAGTGTTATCGCAGCTTGAAGCGGCTCTTCGATACCGAGATTCTGTTTCAGAATCGCACGGATCGATTGCGATTCCTGCAGGCGTTTGTCCGCGGCCGTAAGTCGCCGCTTTCTCGAAAAGTCCTGGTACGTCTGGTCTGCCAATAA
- the waaF gene encoding lipopolysaccharide heptosyltransferase II: MRIAVFLPNWIGDVVMATPAIAALHARYPHSKMVAIGKPYVEAVTADSPWFENFWPLERTIRSGLAVARQLRSYEADAAVLFPNSFRVAAVARAGRCKLRIGFVRYARGFLLTNRFYPVQDEKGNFVPRPILRDYNRIVQVLGAEPTDRMELFTSDSQDAQATGVLNQLGIQHDEEVIGLNPGAAFGASKFWPTAYFAELARKFVDSRNAKVVVMCGPNEKDISREIAAQSGRSTVKSLADFPLSIGFSKAIVKKLDLLVTTDSGPRHFAAAFNRPVVTLFGPTHIEWTETFYDKAIHLQKKVPCGPCQLRVCPTDHRCMKELSVAEVFEASCKLLPRIDRGGLRHAG; this comes from the coding sequence ATGCGAATTGCAGTTTTTCTACCGAACTGGATCGGCGATGTAGTGATGGCGACCCCCGCCATTGCGGCTCTGCATGCTCGCTATCCGCATTCAAAAATGGTGGCTATCGGAAAGCCTTACGTTGAGGCGGTAACGGCCGATTCTCCCTGGTTCGAAAATTTCTGGCCGCTGGAACGTACAATACGCTCGGGCTTGGCTGTTGCCCGGCAGTTAAGATCCTATGAAGCCGATGCCGCCGTGCTATTTCCCAATTCCTTCCGCGTTGCCGCCGTGGCCCGGGCAGGCCGATGCAAGCTGCGAATCGGCTTCGTGCGCTATGCCCGCGGCTTTCTATTGACCAATCGCTTTTATCCGGTCCAGGATGAAAAAGGGAACTTCGTACCCCGTCCCATCCTGCGCGATTACAATCGAATAGTTCAAGTGCTGGGGGCAGAGCCGACTGATCGGATGGAACTGTTTACGAGTGATTCACAAGATGCACAAGCCACTGGTGTTTTAAATCAACTCGGAATTCAGCACGATGAAGAAGTGATCGGTTTGAATCCCGGGGCGGCGTTTGGAGCCTCGAAGTTCTGGCCGACCGCCTACTTCGCGGAACTCGCCCGCAAATTCGTCGATTCCCGAAATGCCAAGGTCGTGGTGATGTGTGGGCCGAACGAGAAGGATATTTCGCGGGAAATTGCCGCCCAGAGCGGCCGATCCACCGTGAAGTCGCTAGCCGATTTTCCGCTTTCCATTGGATTCAGCAAAGCGATCGTCAAAAAGCTGGATTTGCTGGTCACAACTGATTCCGGACCGCGGCATTTCGCCGCCGCTTTCAACCGACCGGTCGTCACACTCTTTGGTCCGACGCATATCGAATGGACCGAAACGTTTTACGATAAAGCAATTCACCTTCAGAAAAAGGTGCCTTGCGGCCCGTGCCAGCTCCGAGTTTGTCCGACCGACCACCGCTGCATGAAAGAGTTGAGTGTTGCGGAAGTATTTGAAGCTTCCTGCAAACTCCTTCCTCGTATCGACCGGGGAGGATTACGCCATGCAGGTTGA
- the rfaE2 gene encoding D-glycero-beta-D-manno-heptose 1-phosphate adenylyltransferase, with amino-acid sequence MASNLIEWMQKLGRPRVVVLGDLMLDRYIFGDAERISQEAPVILLRADKREERLGGASSVATMLAALEAEVHLCGVTGDDADAERIRQILKNLDINERAVLSDSNRPTTVKERYIGRAQARHPQQMMRVDFESREALCSAVEKKLLDAMLEAIDKADIVLISDYDKGVCTPNLLQSTISECRRKGIPVVADPIRGKDYVKYRGCSSMTPNRLEAGLATGRNIQTLEDALQSARELRDMLGLDSSIITLDKDGMALCQKNGYEEIFPTRPRAVYDITGAGDMVMSMLGLALSAGADYPTAIQLANVAGGLEVEKLGVATVSREEIIQDLLHHSLAGSTHAGKVMTPSQIQPHLDQRRRLGQKIVFTNGCFDILHAGHVQYLQEARRQGDLLIVGLNSDSSIRQLKGPDRPVNLVDARASVLAGLQAVDFITVFHESTPAKLIEMIKPDVLVKGADYRKEDVVGAELVESYGGRVYLAGLKDGYSTTSILKKMKAA; translated from the coding sequence ATGGCAAGCAACCTGATCGAATGGATGCAGAAACTCGGTCGTCCCCGGGTCGTCGTACTCGGCGACCTGATGCTCGATCGTTACATTTTTGGCGATGCGGAACGGATCTCCCAGGAGGCTCCCGTTATCCTGCTGCGTGCGGATAAACGCGAAGAGCGACTGGGTGGAGCCAGCAGCGTGGCCACTATGCTGGCCGCTCTGGAAGCCGAAGTTCACCTCTGCGGCGTTACCGGCGATGATGCCGATGCCGAGCGCATCCGACAGATTCTCAAAAATCTCGATATCAACGAACGAGCCGTTCTTTCCGATTCGAACCGGCCCACCACGGTTAAAGAACGCTACATCGGTCGTGCCCAGGCTCGACATCCGCAGCAAATGATGCGCGTCGATTTTGAAAGCCGGGAGGCTCTCTGCAGTGCCGTCGAAAAGAAACTGCTCGATGCGATGTTGGAAGCCATCGACAAGGCAGACATCGTTCTGATTAGCGATTACGATAAGGGTGTCTGTACACCCAACTTGCTGCAAAGCACCATTTCCGAATGCCGGCGAAAAGGAATTCCGGTGGTCGCCGACCCCATTCGCGGCAAGGACTACGTCAAGTATCGCGGCTGCTCCTCCATGACGCCGAATCGGCTGGAAGCTGGTCTGGCGACCGGTCGCAACATCCAAACTCTTGAAGATGCTTTGCAGTCAGCGCGCGAACTGCGGGATATGCTCGGCCTCGATTCCTCAATCATTACCCTCGACAAAGATGGCATGGCCCTCTGCCAGAAAAACGGCTACGAAGAAATCTTTCCGACCAGACCCCGCGCCGTTTACGACATCACCGGAGCGGGTGACATGGTGATGAGCATGCTGGGTCTGGCGCTATCCGCGGGGGCCGATTACCCGACCGCTATTCAACTGGCGAACGTCGCCGGCGGCTTGGAAGTCGAGAAATTAGGTGTGGCCACCGTCAGCCGGGAAGAGATCATTCAGGATCTGCTGCATCATTCCCTGGCTGGTTCGACTCATGCCGGCAAGGTCATGACACCCAGCCAAATTCAGCCGCATCTGGATCAACGCCGTCGGCTCGGCCAGAAGATCGTCTTCACCAACGGCTGCTTTGATATTTTGCACGCCGGGCATGTGCAGTACCTGCAGGAAGCGCGACGCCAGGGGGATCTCCTGATCGTCGGGCTCAATAGCGATTCGAGCATTCGTCAGTTAAAAGGGCCGGATCGACCCGTTAATCTGGTGGATGCACGGGCTTCAGTACTGGCGGGTTTGCAGGCCGTCGATTTCATCACGGTGTTCCACGAATCGACTCCCGCCAAACTGATCGAAATGATCAAGCCAGATGTGTTGGTGAAAGGGGCCGACTACCGCAAGGAAGATGTAGTCGGGGCCGAATTGGTGGAGTCGTACGGCGGTCGAGTTTATCTGGCCGGTTTGAAGGATGGTTATTCGACGACTTCGATTTTGAAGAAGATGAAGGCGGCCTAA
- a CDS encoding APC family permease, which yields MSTPVPGSPKPTEHQSFWLWVMCLTGVDYFSTLAYQPSTAYKNAGLLGPFATIVLVLVTLLGALPVYGYVAGKSHSGQGSIGMLARLVPGWPGKILVLVLLGFAATDFVITKTLSAADASEHLIQNSFWPLNYKPSDFNLPQSTPGEASEEDKSKIFEQAKQSFDIRQRLVVTSILLMLLGAMFMKGFREVIGLAVFLVGGYLILSLIVVGSGLIHIAEHPDKITTWLQRVNEGNWYLEQPWTGSKSFFSILILSIILFPKLALGLSGFETGVAVMPLIKGNKDDNPEEPFGRIRNTKKLLITAAVVMSAFLLASSLVCTTLIEPIQILAMDENGVRLSDDDAKDKGIKPAADGRALAFLAHAENGEKLAPFFGDIFGTIYDMFTIVILWFAGASAMAGLLNLVPQYLPKYGMAPEWARAIRPLVLLFTFINLVVTLIFKADVDAQSDAYATGVLVLITSACVAAVIDIYRERNGAWYKRISWPFFLITIVFCYTTAALILEKPVGLHIAGCFIGAVLVTSFASRVYRSRELRFSGFYIPDGESKLYWDTIKHLELSVLVPHRPGRRSLASKELAIRQEHRIPRDITIIFVEVVLLDASEFLQEPTLEIRFEDGRYVMKISRAASIAHTLAALSLEMAKYGRPPEIHFGWTEERPLTGTLGFLLFGEGNIPWMVRELLRRAEPNEEKRPRVIIAGA from the coding sequence ATGAGCACTCCCGTACCTGGATCTCCCAAACCGACCGAACACCAGAGCTTTTGGCTTTGGGTTATGTGTCTGACCGGTGTGGATTACTTCAGCACCTTGGCTTATCAACCCTCGACCGCTTATAAAAATGCGGGATTGCTAGGCCCCTTCGCCACGATTGTGCTCGTCCTGGTGACGCTCCTGGGAGCCTTGCCGGTCTACGGCTATGTCGCCGGGAAATCGCACAGCGGTCAGGGTTCGATCGGGATGCTCGCCCGGCTAGTTCCCGGCTGGCCCGGTAAGATTCTCGTGCTCGTACTGCTCGGCTTTGCTGCCACCGATTTCGTTATTACCAAGACGCTTTCCGCGGCGGATGCTTCCGAACACTTGATCCAGAACTCCTTCTGGCCCTTGAACTATAAGCCTTCCGATTTTAATCTCCCGCAGTCAACCCCCGGGGAAGCCTCGGAGGAAGATAAAAGTAAGATCTTCGAACAGGCCAAGCAAAGCTTCGACATTCGACAGCGGTTGGTCGTCACTTCGATTCTCCTGATGCTTCTCGGGGCCATGTTCATGAAGGGTTTTCGCGAGGTCATAGGCCTCGCCGTTTTCCTCGTTGGGGGGTACCTGATTCTCAGCCTGATCGTGGTCGGGTCCGGACTCATTCATATAGCGGAACATCCCGATAAAATCACCACCTGGCTGCAACGGGTTAACGAAGGAAACTGGTATCTCGAACAGCCCTGGACAGGTTCCAAGAGCTTTTTCAGCATTCTGATTCTCAGCATTATTCTGTTCCCCAAGTTGGCACTCGGTTTGAGCGGCTTCGAAACTGGAGTGGCCGTGATGCCGCTCATCAAGGGAAATAAGGACGACAACCCGGAGGAACCGTTCGGCCGGATCCGCAATACCAAGAAGCTTCTGATAACGGCCGCCGTAGTTATGTCGGCTTTCCTACTAGCCTCCTCGCTGGTTTGCACGACGCTCATCGAACCGATTCAGATCCTGGCGATGGATGAAAACGGCGTTCGACTCTCGGACGACGACGCCAAAGATAAAGGCATCAAGCCGGCCGCCGATGGCCGGGCTTTGGCTTTTCTGGCACACGCCGAGAATGGGGAGAAACTGGCGCCGTTTTTTGGGGATATTTTCGGCACCATCTACGACATGTTTACCATCGTGATTCTCTGGTTCGCCGGAGCTTCGGCAATGGCGGGGCTGTTAAACCTGGTGCCCCAGTATCTACCGAAGTACGGCATGGCGCCTGAATGGGCTCGGGCCATCCGGCCGCTCGTGTTGTTATTCACATTCATAAACCTAGTCGTCACACTTATCTTCAAAGCGGATGTGGATGCCCAGAGTGATGCTTATGCGACTGGCGTGCTGGTACTGATTACCAGTGCGTGCGTGGCCGCAGTGATCGATATTTATCGAGAGCGAAACGGGGCCTGGTACAAGCGAATCTCCTGGCCCTTTTTCCTCATTACCATTGTGTTCTGCTACACTACGGCGGCGCTTATTCTGGAAAAACCGGTCGGTTTGCACATTGCAGGCTGCTTCATTGGGGCTGTGCTGGTGACGTCTTTTGCCTCCCGGGTTTATCGTAGCCGGGAACTGCGTTTCAGCGGTTTCTATATTCCCGACGGGGAATCGAAACTCTACTGGGATACCATTAAGCATCTTGAGCTTTCCGTTTTGGTGCCGCACCGCCCAGGTCGCCGCAGTCTGGCCAGCAAGGAACTCGCTATTCGGCAGGAGCACCGTATTCCCCGGGATATCACCATAATATTCGTGGAGGTCGTACTGCTCGATGCCAGCGAGTTTCTGCAGGAACCGACGTTGGAAATTCGTTTCGAAGACGGCCGGTATGTGATGAAAATCAGCCGGGCCGCTTCGATAGCCCATACTCTAGCTGCCCTTTCTCTGGAAATGGCTAAATACGGTCGCCCACCAGAGATTCACTTCGGCTGGACCGAAGAACGGCCGCTCACCGGAACCTTGGGCTTTTTATTGTTCGGGGAAGGAAATATCCCCTGGATGGTCCGGGAATTGCTTCGCCGAGCGGAACCGAATGAGGAAAAACGGCCCCGCGTCATTATTGCCGGCGCTTAA